The following DNA comes from Phytohabitans rumicis.
CCCAGAAGTCCTTCGAGCCGTGCAGTCTGCTCATCACTTACCCCTCCCAGACACCCCGCTGCGTCCAAGCCTAGGGCGCGGATGTGGTCAGGGCGTCCCCCAAGTCGCTAGAACGATGTGAGGGGACGCCCTGATCACGGAGAGTAGTTGGTACTAGCCCTCGAAGCGGCGACGGCGCGCGAACGCCAGGGCGCCCAGGCCGAGTGCGGCGCCCGTGCCGACCAGGACGGCCCCGGTCACCGCGATGGCCGTGGTCGCGTCGCCGGTGACCGGCAGCGGCGGCTGCGTGGTGGGCGGCGCGGTGGTCGGCTGAGTGGTCGGCGGCGTCGTGGGCGGCGTCGTCGGTGCGGTGCTGGGTGGCGTGGTCGGCGGGGTCGTGGGCGGCGTGGTCGGCGAAGTCGTGGGCGGGGTGGTGGTGGGCGGCGTCGTCGGCGGCTTGGTCGTCGGGCCCGTCGTGGGCGGCGTGGTCGGCGGCTTCGTCGGCGGCTTCGTGGTCGGCCGCGTCGTCGGCGGCTTGGTGGGCGGCGTGGTCTCGCAGTGGCCGTAGCCGGGCTTACAGACCACCGGCGGGCCGGCCTGCGCCGAAGAGAACACGGCGGTAGCGCCGAGCATTGTCAACGGAACGGCGACTAGGGCGGCCGCAGCCGCCATTCGCACGGTGGTACGCACTATTTCCCCCTGAATATGTCGCTAAAAAAGCTAGTAAGCACCTTTCTCAACGATTCAGGGCCAGTGCAGGTAACTAGGTTGGACGGCTGACCAGGCAATTGTCAGCTCGCCGAGGCGCCAGCGGGCCGGGCCGTCCAGCACGGGCCACCCGGCACCGCGCACCGCGGCCACCGCGCGCAGCCAGCGCTGCCGGGGACCGAAGGTGGCGTACGGCGCGGCGTCGCGCCAGCCCTCGTCCAGCGCGCCGACGAGGGCGTGCACCCGCTGACCGGGAACGTTGCGGTGGATGAGCGCCTTCGGCAGTCGCTCGGCGATCGTGGCCGGGGTGTCGAGGGTGGACAGCTTCGCGGCGAGCGTCAGGGAGCGTGGCCCGCTCGCGTCCAGCAGCACCCAGGACGCCAGCCGCCCCAACTCGTCGCAGGTGCCCTCGACCAGGACGCCGTCCGGTGCCAGCGCGGCGACCATGGTGTGCCAGGCGTCCAGGACCGCAGACTCGTCGTACTGGCGCAGGACGTTGCAGACCCGTACGACGGTGGGGCGCAGGCCGGCCAGCTCGAAGCCACCGCGCGCGAACGTCAGGCCGGGCGGATCGGCGGCCGGCGCGGCGGCGGCCACCCGCTCGGGATCGATCTCCATCCCGACCACGCGTACGTCGGGCCGGACCGCCGCGGCCAGCCGGGCGCGCAGCTCGACGGCCGTCACCGGGGTCGCGCCGTACCCGAGGTCGACGACGAGCGGGTCGGCCGTGTCCCGCAGCCGGTCACGCTGCGTGACGGCGATCCACTTGTCCACCCGGCGCAGCCGGTTGGGGTTCGTCGTCCCGCGAGTTATCTCCCCGAGCGGCCGGGTGGGCATCAGAGCACCCGGTGGACCTTGTGCTGGGCGGCCTGGGCGAGTGGGCGTACCACCAGGCGGTCCACGTTGACGTGGTGCGGGCGGGTCGCGCACCAGGCGACGCAGTCCGCGATGTCCTCGGCGACCAGGGGATCGGCGACGCCCGCGTACACGGACTGGGCCTTGTCCGCGTCGCCGCCGAAGCGCACCAGCCCGAACTCGTCGGTCTTCACCATCCCGGGATCGATCTCGATGACCCGCACGGGGCGGCCGCTCAGCTCCAGGCGGAGGGTCCCGGCGAGCGCCGTCTGCGCGTGCTTCGCAGCCGCATAGCCGCCTCCCCCCTCGTACACGATGAATCCGGCGGTGGAGCTGAGGACGACGACGGTGCCCGCGCCCGACGCGACCAGGGCGGGCAGCAGCGCCTGGGTCACCCGCAGGGTGCCGAGGACGTTCACGTCGTACATCCACTGCCAGTCGGCGACCGACCCGGTCTCGACCGGGTCGAGGCCGCGGGCGCCGCCGGCGTTGTTGACGAGGAGGGTGAGCGGCCCGGCTAGCTCGGCCACGGCGGCGGCCAGCTCGGCCACCGACTCGTCGGAGGTGACGTCGCAGGCGACCGCGGTCGCCGTGCCCCCGGCGGCGGTGATGTCCTTGACAAGGGCCTCCAGCCGATCGGTACGCCGTGCGGCGGCCACCACGTGGAAGCCCTCGGCGGCCAGCCGGCGGGCGGTGGCGGCGCCGATCCCGCTGGATGCGCCGGTAACAATCGCGATGGGGGTCATAGCGGCGATTGTCCCGCACCGCCGGAAGAGAGCTGGGTCACGTCCGGGCCAGCGTTAGATGCACCTTCAAGTGGTGATCGGGAAGATGGTCTGGGCCACGGGGGGTTGTGCCTGAGGCGTATTTATTGCCGTCGTGTTAACCGCCCGTGGAAGGAGCAGGTCTCGTGCAGGTGCGGCAGCGAACTCATCCCCGGCCGATGCCGCGGCGGATCGCGACGCTCTCCGTGCACACGTCCCCGCTGGACCAGCCCGGCACCGGCGACGCTGGCGGCCTGAACGTGTACGTCGTGGAGATCGCCCGCCGGCTCGCCGGCGCGGGCGTCGAGGTGGAGATCTTCACCCGGGCGAC
Coding sequences within:
- a CDS encoding class I SAM-dependent methyltransferase is translated as MPTRPLGEITRGTTNPNRLRRVDKWIAVTQRDRLRDTADPLVVDLGYGATPVTAVELRARLAAAVRPDVRVVGMEIDPERVAAAAPAADPPGLTFARGGFELAGLRPTVVRVCNVLRQYDESAVLDAWHTMVAALAPDGVLVEGTCDELGRLASWVLLDASGPRSLTLAAKLSTLDTPATIAERLPKALIHRNVPGQRVHALVGALDEGWRDAAPYATFGPRQRWLRAVAAVRGAGWPVLDGPARWRLGELTIAWSAVQPSYLHWP
- a CDS encoding SDR family NAD(P)-dependent oxidoreductase encodes the protein MTPIAIVTGASSGIGAATARRLAAEGFHVVAAARRTDRLEALVKDITAAGGTATAVACDVTSDESVAELAAAVAELAGPLTLLVNNAGGARGLDPVETGSVADWQWMYDVNVLGTLRVTQALLPALVASGAGTVVVLSSTAGFIVYEGGGGYAAAKHAQTALAGTLRLELSGRPVRVIEIDPGMVKTDEFGLVRFGGDADKAQSVYAGVADPLVAEDIADCVAWCATRPHHVNVDRLVVRPLAQAAQHKVHRVL